The genomic DNA TGAACGTCGTGCTCGCCAACTGCCCCGCCGCCTCCTCGTTGCCCACCGCCATGCCGAGGTGGATCCCGATCCACGCCGAGGTGAACCGCAGCAGGAGCAGCAGCCCCAGCGCTCCGGCCGTCGCCGCCGCGGAGCCGTCGTTCCGCCAGCCCACGGCGTAGCCCACCGCGACCAGCGGCACCAGCCCGGCGGCGAACAGCAGCACGTCCGCCACCGCGTGCCCCAGCGGCACCGCCGCCCGGCTGATCGGCAGCGCCCGGAAGCGCTCCGTCACTCCGCGCCCTGTGTCGACGGCGGCCTGGAGCATGCCGGTGACGAGGCCGCCGGCGGCGGTGGTGGCGAAGAGGCCCGGGACGATGTACGTGCGGTAGTCGGCGTCGCCGGGGAGTGAGACCGAGTTGCCGAAGACGTAGCCGAAGAAGAGCAGCAGCGTCAGCGGCATGATCTGGGTGATGACGAGCAGCGCGGGGTTGCGCCGGGCGCGCTGCAACTGGCGGCCGACGATGGCCATGCCGTCATACGCGAGGTCGCTCATGCCGCCGCCTCCTTCGTGTCCTGGGCGGTCCCGGCGGCGTCCGCCCCGGTGAGCCGCAGGAACACCTCGTCCAGCGTCGGCCGGCGCAGGGTCGCGTCGACCACCGGCACCCCGGCGGCGTCCAACTCCCGCACCACGCGCGGCAGCGTCAGCTCCGGGTCGTACGCGGCCGCCCCCACCGCGCGCCGCTCGGCGTCCAGCCGCGGCTCGCCGCCGGTGAGCGGTCCGAGCACCACGGCCGCCGCCGCGAGCGCCGTCTCGTCGGCCACGACCACCTCCGCGTACGCGCCCACGCGCTGCTTCAGCTCGTCCGGCGTGCCGGTGACGGCCGCCCGGCCGTGGTCGACGACCACCACCGAGTCGGCCAGCCGGTCGGCCTCCTCCAGGTACTGCGTCGTCAGCAGCACCGTCGTGCCCGCCGCCGCCAGCTCGCGCACCGCCGCCCAGATCTGCTCGCGGCTGGCCGGGTCGAGCCCGGTGGTCGGCTCGTCGAGGAAGAGCACCCGCGGCCGGGCCAGCAGGCTGGCGGCCAGGTCGAGACGCCGCCGCATGCCGCCGGAGTACGTGCGGGCCGGCCGGTCGGCGGCCTCCGCGAGGCCGAACCGCGCCAGCAGCTCGTCCGCCCGCTCCCGCCCCGCGGGCCCGCGCAGGCGCAGCAGCCGGGCGAAGAGGCGCAGGTTCTCGCGCCCCGACAGGTCGTCGTCCACGGATGTGGCCTGCCCGGTGACGCCTATGGCGCGGCGCACGGCGGCCGGCTCGGCGGCGACGTCGTGCCCGGCGACCCGCGCGGTGCCGGCGTCCGGCGCGACGAGCGTGGTCAGCACGCGTACGGCGGTGGTCTTGCCGGCCCCGTTCGGGCCGAGGAGGCCGCAGACGGTGCCCTCGGGAATGGCGAGGTCGAGCCCGCGGAGGGCGTGGACGTCGCCGTAGCGCTTCTCCAGCGCCTCACTAAGTACAGCGTACGTAGTTGTCATGCGGCCGAGCATAACCGACTCAGTACGCTGTACGTAAACCGCCACCCGACGGCACCGAGGAAGGCAGCGATGGCAGCGAGCGGACGAGCCGCCGACGGGTCGGCGCGCGGCGCCACCCCCGAGGTGATCTGGACCCGCCCGGAGCGCGCGGGCCGCGGCCCGCGCCCCGCGCACAGCCGCGCCGCGATCGCCGCCGCCGCGGTCCGCATCGCCGACGCGGACGGGCTCGACGCGGTCACGATGCGCCGCGTCGCCGCCGAGATCGGCAGCGGCACCATGTCGCTCTACAACTACGTGCCGCGCAAGGAGGACCTGCACGAGCTGATGGTCGATGCGGTCAGCGCCGAGTACGACCTGTCGGTGCCCCTCACCGGCGACTGGCGCGCCGACGTGCTGGCGCTGGCGGAGCAGTCGCGGGACCTGATGCGCCGGCACCCCTGGCTGCCGCGGCTCACCGCGACCACGGCGTACGGGTTCACACCCCACGCGCTGCGCTACCTCGACCGGTTCCTCGCCGCCCTGGCGGGCCTGGACGTGCCGCCGGGCACGAAGATGGAGCTGCTCGCGATGGTCACGGCGTCGGTGACCAGCTACGTCACGTTCGAGATCGCCCTCGCGGAACGGGCCCGCGCGCTGCCGTGGACCGAGGCGGAGGAACAGGCGGTCCGGGGGGCGTATCTGGCGGGGCAGTTGGCGACGG from Streptomyces sp. CMB-StM0423 includes the following:
- a CDS encoding TetR/AcrR family transcriptional regulator C-terminal domain-containing protein, translating into MAASGRAADGSARGATPEVIWTRPERAGRGPRPAHSRAAIAAAAVRIADADGLDAVTMRRVAAEIGSGTMSLYNYVPRKEDLHELMVDAVSAEYDLSVPLTGDWRADVLALAEQSRDLMRRHPWLPRLTATTAYGFTPHALRYLDRFLAALAGLDVPPGTKMELLAMVTASVTSYVTFEIALAERARALPWTEAEEQAVRGAYLAGQLATGEYPHLAATLAQAAEPGDYEAAFQRMLGRVLDGFETSGGPE
- a CDS encoding ABC transporter permease, which gives rise to MSDLAYDGMAIVGRQLQRARRNPALLVITQIMPLTLLLFFGYVFGNSVSLPGDADYRTYIVPGLFATTAAGGLVTGMLQAAVDTGRGVTERFRALPISRAAVPLGHAVADVLLFAAGLVPLVAVGYAVGWRNDGSAAATAGALGLLLLLRFTSAWIGIHLGMAVGNEEAAGQLASTTFMLQLLSNAYVPTHGMPGWLRAVVEWNPLSAYVTAVRDLTGSAPPGLDDAPGAAWPMTHPVAAALVWSVALLAVFVPLAVRRSARGRG
- a CDS encoding ATP-binding cassette domain-containing protein, whose protein sequence is MTTTYAVLSEALEKRYGDVHALRGLDLAIPEGTVCGLLGPNGAGKTTAVRVLTTLVAPDAGTARVAGHDVAAEPAAVRRAIGVTGQATSVDDDLSGRENLRLFARLLRLRGPAGRERADELLARFGLAEAADRPARTYSGGMRRRLDLAASLLARPRVLFLDEPTTGLDPASREQIWAAVRELAAAGTTVLLTTQYLEEADRLADSVVVVDHGRAAVTGTPDELKQRVGAYAEVVVADETALAAAAVVLGPLTGGEPRLDAERRAVGAAAYDPELTLPRVVRELDAAGVPVVDATLRRPTLDEVFLRLTGADAAGTAQDTKEAAA